From a region of the uncultured Draconibacterium sp. genome:
- the thrS gene encoding threonine--tRNA ligase: MIKITLPDNSVREFEEPVSGLEIAKSISNRLAKDVLSISVDGEVWDLSRKIDHDANIKLFTWDDREGKETFWHSSAHLMAEAIETYYPGTKFGIGPTVDTGFYYDIDLPEGKVLSEKDLQKIEQKMLELARQKNDIVRSDISKEDALSMFSEKNDELKQELISELEDGTITLYNQGNFTDLCRGPHLPNTSYIKAIKLTAIAGAYWRGDEKNKMLTRVYGVTFPKAKMLTEYLEMVEEAKKRDHRKIGKEMQLFTFSEAVGQGLPLWLPKGAQLREQLENFLKKVQKKYGYEQVMTPHIGDVKLYKTSGHYEKYGKDSFQPITTPAEGEEYLLKPMNCPHHCEIYKAWPRSYKDLPVRMAEFGTVYRYEQSGELHGLTRVRSFTQDDAHIFCRPDQLKDEFKKVIDIIFIIFKALNFENYTAQISLRDPNKPEKYIGSPENWDKAEQAIVEACEEKGLNTVTELGEAAFYGPKLDFMIKDALGRSWQLGTIQVDYNLPERFELEYIGADDNRHRPVMIHRAPFGSMERFVAVLIEHTAGKFPLWLTPEQVVVLPISEKYNDYAKKVSDFLNISDIRTVVDDRNEKIGRKIRDNELKRIPYLLIVGEKEAESDSVAVRRQGEGDKGTMTLKEFAEFINKEVRDQLSGLYN; the protein is encoded by the coding sequence ATGATAAAAATTACACTTCCTGACAATAGTGTACGAGAGTTTGAGGAGCCTGTTAGTGGTTTAGAGATTGCAAAATCGATCTCGAACCGTCTGGCAAAGGATGTGCTGTCGATTTCAGTTGATGGCGAAGTTTGGGATTTATCGCGGAAAATTGACCACGATGCTAACATTAAACTGTTCACGTGGGACGACAGAGAAGGAAAAGAGACATTCTGGCACTCATCAGCGCACTTAATGGCTGAAGCCATTGAAACTTATTACCCGGGTACCAAATTTGGTATCGGTCCAACTGTTGACACAGGATTTTATTACGATATCGATCTTCCTGAAGGAAAAGTGCTTTCGGAAAAAGACCTGCAAAAAATCGAGCAGAAAATGCTTGAGTTGGCTCGTCAGAAAAACGATATTGTTCGCTCTGATATTTCGAAAGAAGATGCTTTGTCCATGTTCTCCGAAAAGAATGACGAACTGAAGCAGGAGCTGATCAGCGAACTGGAAGATGGAACGATAACCTTGTACAACCAGGGAAATTTTACTGATTTATGCCGTGGGCCACACTTACCAAACACCAGCTACATTAAAGCTATTAAATTAACGGCTATTGCAGGTGCATACTGGCGCGGCGACGAAAAAAATAAAATGCTTACCCGTGTTTACGGTGTTACTTTCCCAAAAGCAAAAATGCTTACCGAATACCTCGAAATGGTTGAGGAAGCAAAAAAACGCGACCACCGTAAAATCGGTAAGGAAATGCAATTGTTTACCTTTTCAGAAGCAGTGGGACAAGGTTTGCCGTTGTGGTTGCCAAAAGGTGCGCAGCTGCGCGAACAGCTGGAGAATTTCCTGAAGAAAGTTCAGAAGAAATACGGTTACGAGCAGGTAATGACACCACATATTGGCGATGTGAAGTTGTACAAAACTTCTGGTCACTATGAAAAGTACGGAAAGGACTCGTTTCAGCCAATCACTACTCCTGCGGAAGGAGAGGAGTACCTGTTGAAACCGATGAACTGCCCGCATCACTGCGAGATTTACAAAGCGTGGCCGCGTTCGTACAAAGACCTTCCGGTGCGTATGGCCGAGTTTGGTACAGTTTACCGTTATGAACAAAGTGGCGAGTTACACGGTTTAACACGTGTACGTAGTTTTACGCAGGACGATGCACATATTTTTTGCCGTCCCGATCAACTGAAAGATGAATTTAAGAAAGTAATCGACATTATATTTATCATTTTCAAAGCATTAAACTTTGAGAATTATACCGCACAGATTTCGTTGCGCGACCCGAATAAACCTGAAAAGTATATTGGATCGCCTGAAAACTGGGACAAAGCTGAACAGGCAATTGTTGAAGCGTGCGAAGAAAAAGGATTAAATACGGTTACTGAATTAGGGGAAGCTGCATTTTACGGCCCGAAACTCGACTTTATGATTAAAGATGCATTGGGTCGTAGCTGGCAGTTGGGTACTATTCAGGTAGATTATAACTTGCCGGAACGTTTTGAGTTGGAATATATTGGAGCGGATGATAACCGTCATCGACCGGTAATGATCCACCGCGCACCATTCGGGTCGATGGAACGTTTTGTGGCCGTGTTAATTGAGCACACGGCAGGTAAGTTCCCGTTATGGCTTACACCAGAGCAAGTGGTAGTATTACCTATTAGCGAAAAGTATAACGATTATGCTAAAAAAGTTTCAGATTTTCTAAATATTTCCGATATTCGCACCGTCGTTGATGATCGTAACGAAAAGATTGGTAGGAAGATACGAGACAACGAATTAAAACGAATTCCTTATCTGTTGATTGTTGGAGAAAAAGAAGCAGAATCTGACTCAGTTGCTGTACGCCGACAAGGCGAAGGCGATAAAGGAACGATGACATTAAAGGAGTTCGCCGAATTTATTAATAAAGAAGTAAGAGATCAATTATCAGGATTGTATAACTAA
- the infC gene encoding translation initiation factor IF-3, translating to MKRRGPRRKFQPRREQEPQHRINHKIRVPQIRLVGDNIENPGVYPLRDALKIADEMELDLVEISPKADPPVCKIIDYSKFLYQQKKKQKEMKAKTTKVVVKEIRFGPQTDEHDFQFKLKHAEKFLQEGAKVKAFVFFKGRSILFKDQGEILLLRLATELEEWGTVEQMPKLEGKRMTMFISPKKK from the coding sequence ATTAAAAGAAGAGGTCCGAGAAGAAAATTCCAGCCGCGAAGAGAGCAGGAACCGCAACACCGGATTAACCACAAAATCAGGGTACCACAAATACGTTTAGTGGGCGATAATATTGAAAATCCAGGAGTTTATCCATTACGCGATGCATTGAAAATTGCCGACGAAATGGAATTGGATTTGGTAGAAATTTCACCAAAAGCTGATCCACCGGTTTGTAAAATTATTGATTACTCGAAGTTTCTTTATCAGCAGAAAAAGAAACAAAAGGAGATGAAAGCAAAAACCACAAAAGTTGTGGTAAAAGAAATACGTTTTGGTCCGCAAACTGATGAGCATGACTTCCAGTTTAAACTGAAACATGCTGAAAAATTCCTTCAGGAGGGAGCAAAAGTTAAAGCGTTTGTATTCTTTAAAGGACGTTCGATCTTATTTAAAGACCAGGGCGAAATTCTATTGCTTAGACTGGCAACAGAATTAGAAGAATGGGGAACCGTTGAACAAATGCCCAAACTTGAAGGAAAGCGAATGACAATGTTTATTTCACCTAAAAAGAAATAG
- the rpmI gene encoding 50S ribosomal protein L35, whose protein sequence is MPKMKTNSGAKKRFRITGSGKIKRKHAYKSHILTKKSTKRKRNLTYWTTIDKSNESNVKLLLCMK, encoded by the coding sequence ATGCCAAAAATGAAAACGAACTCCGGTGCTAAAAAACGTTTTAGAATAACCGGAAGTGGTAAAATTAAAAGAAAGCACGCCTACAAAAGTCATATTTTGACTAAAAAAAGTACAAAACGTAAGCGTAATTTGACTTATTGGACAACCATCGATAAGTCAAACGAAAGCAACGTAAAACTTTTATTGTGCATGAAGTAA
- the rplT gene encoding 50S ribosomal protein L20, translated as MPRSVNHVASRARRKKLLKKTRGYFGSRSNVWTVAKNTWEKGQQFAYRDRKAKKRTFRALWIQRINAAARLEGMSYSQFMGLLKKNDIEINRKVLADLAMNQPEAFKAIVEKVK; from the coding sequence ATGCCAAGAAGTGTAAATCATGTAGCATCACGCGCCCGAAGAAAAAAATTACTGAAAAAAACTAGAGGTTATTTCGGTTCGCGTAGTAACGTTTGGACGGTTGCAAAGAATACCTGGGAAAAAGGTCAACAGTTTGCGTACCGCGATAGAAAAGCGAAAAAAAGAACATTCCGTGCATTGTGGATTCAGCGTATTAACGCTGCAGCGCGATTGGAAGGAATGTCGTATTCACAATTCATGGGATTGTTGAAAAAGAACGATATTGAAATAAACAGGAAAGTTTTAGCTGATTTGGCTATGAACCAACCTGAGGCGTTCAAAGCAATCGTAGAAAAAGTAAAATAA
- a CDS encoding M1 family metallopeptidase — translation MSITKFCCLLLFWGNVLLLSAQNHQSRFEKIDIQHYKFEIHLNDTTNQIEGIATISIKFLQTGNDIILDLVEKSGDSGMLVHSVKKEGNELDFNQTHNKLVILLNEQAQAGDVLDFTIAYSGVPADGLIISENRYGDRTFFGDNWPDRAQNWFPCVDHPSDKATLEFLVYAPAHYEVISNGSLVEKKQLENSVEFTHWKEDVPLATKLMVIGAADFAVGNEQNYQGIPVSSWVFEENKTKGFENYQYGTKALEYFSELIGPYSYEKLAHVQSKTSYGGMENASCIFYFENSAISDRIPEQLFAHEVAHQWFGNSVTEQNWHHVWMSEGFATYLTHLYLQHFYGDEQFKEGLKYDRKRVIAFSKQKYAPVIDTTVKEYTRLLNANSYEKAGWFLHMLRNKLGDDIFFKGLQKYYHDYRNKTALTKDFQLVMESVSGKDLDRFFYQWLWNAGHPVLKVSWGTETTRKQIDNQEILIQQRGKQLFSFPLEMNIVYEDGSIDLITVMIDKTKKTQRFQAKTTTGIKDISIDPNVKLLYELVE, via the coding sequence ATGAGTATTACTAAATTTTGCTGTTTGTTGCTATTTTGGGGCAACGTTTTATTATTGTCTGCCCAAAATCACCAATCTCGTTTTGAAAAGATTGACATACAACATTATAAGTTCGAAATCCATTTAAACGATACAACAAACCAAATTGAAGGAATTGCTACCATCTCAATTAAATTTCTGCAAACCGGTAACGATATCATACTCGATTTAGTTGAAAAATCAGGCGATAGTGGAATGCTGGTTCATTCAGTAAAAAAGGAAGGCAATGAGCTTGACTTTAATCAAACACACAATAAACTTGTAATTCTATTAAACGAACAAGCACAAGCGGGCGATGTTCTCGATTTTACGATTGCCTATTCCGGAGTTCCTGCCGATGGTTTGATTATATCCGAGAATCGTTATGGAGATCGTACATTTTTTGGAGATAACTGGCCCGATCGCGCACAAAACTGGTTTCCGTGTGTCGATCATCCTTCTGATAAAGCCACTTTAGAATTCCTGGTTTATGCTCCGGCTCATTACGAGGTTATTAGCAACGGATCGCTTGTGGAGAAAAAACAACTTGAAAATTCAGTGGAATTCACCCATTGGAAAGAAGATGTGCCGTTGGCGACCAAACTGATGGTAATTGGAGCTGCCGATTTTGCTGTTGGAAACGAGCAAAACTACCAGGGAATTCCGGTGAGTTCGTGGGTATTTGAGGAGAACAAAACAAAAGGATTCGAGAATTACCAATACGGCACAAAAGCGCTTGAGTATTTTTCGGAACTGATTGGCCCCTACTCTTATGAAAAGTTAGCTCATGTACAATCGAAAACAAGTTACGGCGGAATGGAAAATGCCAGCTGCATATTTTATTTCGAGAATTCAGCCATAAGCGATCGCATCCCGGAACAGTTATTTGCACACGAAGTGGCTCATCAGTGGTTTGGAAATTCGGTTACCGAGCAAAACTGGCATCATGTGTGGATGAGCGAAGGATTTGCCACCTATCTTACACATCTTTATTTGCAGCACTTTTATGGCGACGAACAATTTAAAGAAGGACTGAAATACGATAGAAAGCGCGTTATTGCTTTCTCGAAACAAAAATACGCTCCGGTAATCGATACAACGGTGAAGGAATATACCCGGTTATTAAATGCCAATTCGTACGAAAAAGCCGGCTGGTTTTTACACATGCTGCGAAATAAATTAGGCGACGACATTTTCTTTAAAGGATTACAGAAATACTATCACGATTACAGGAACAAAACCGCTTTGACAAAAGATTTTCAATTGGTAATGGAATCTGTTTCGGGTAAAGACCTTGATCGTTTTTTTTATCAGTGGCTGTGGAATGCCGGACATCCGGTCCTTAAAGTTTCGTGGGGAACAGAAACCACAAGGAAACAAATAGACAACCAGGAAATCCTGATTCAACAAAGGGGCAAGCAACTTTTCAGTTTCCCGCTGGAAATGAATATTGTATATGAGGATGGATCTATAGACCTCATAACAGTAATGATTGACAAAACAAAAAAAACGCAACGGTTTCAGGCAAAGACAACTACCGGGATCAAAGATATTTCGATTGATCCGAATGTAAAATTGTTGTACGAACTGGTAGAATAA
- a CDS encoding DUF1801 domain-containing protein produces the protein MASAKTVEEYILNTTSRQDILMILRDLLQSTELSETIKWGAPCYTVNGKNVIGLGVFKEHVAIWFFQGALLKDEEKVLFNAQNDKTKALRQWRFVTVDDIDAEKILAYANEAIANEKQNKRVKVIRNKKLIIPPELEEAFNQDNQLKLSFQEFSPGKQREFANYIAHAKQAKTKHTRLQKIIPMINNRIGLNDKYRNC, from the coding sequence ATGGCAAGTGCCAAAACTGTTGAAGAATATATTCTGAACACAACATCGCGACAGGATATTTTAATGATTTTGCGCGATTTGCTGCAATCGACAGAACTATCGGAAACCATAAAATGGGGAGCTCCGTGTTACACTGTTAATGGAAAAAATGTGATCGGGCTTGGTGTTTTTAAAGAACATGTGGCAATCTGGTTCTTTCAGGGTGCGCTGTTAAAAGACGAAGAAAAAGTGCTTTTTAATGCACAAAACGATAAAACCAAAGCATTGCGGCAGTGGCGTTTTGTAACGGTAGACGATATTGATGCAGAAAAAATTTTAGCCTACGCAAACGAAGCAATCGCTAACGAAAAGCAAAATAAAAGAGTTAAAGTAATCCGAAATAAAAAGCTAATTATTCCGCCCGAACTGGAAGAAGCCTTTAATCAGGATAATCAGTTAAAACTTTCATTTCAGGAATTTTCGCCGGGTAAACAACGCGAATTTGCTAATTATATCGCACATGCAAAACAGGCGAAAACCAAACATACGAGATTACAAAAAATCATCCCGATGATTAATAATAGAATTGGGTTAAACGATAAATACCGCAATTGTTAA
- a CDS encoding DUF4199 domain-containing protein — MKKFAIEIKWTILFAVIQLIWMVGERIAGLHDENIEKHAIVTNFFALVAIAVYVVALLDKRKNDFDGKMTWIQGFISGLIITLGVTILTPLTQYLTVEVITPHYFENMIRYAVENGLQTQEEAEGYFNLRSYMIQSVIFAPLMGLVTSAIVAIFTRKK, encoded by the coding sequence ATGAAAAAATTTGCTATTGAGATTAAATGGACCATTTTGTTTGCAGTTATTCAACTCATCTGGATGGTAGGCGAAAGGATTGCCGGACTTCATGATGAGAACATCGAAAAACATGCAATAGTTACTAATTTCTTCGCACTTGTTGCCATTGCTGTGTACGTGGTTGCTTTGCTCGATAAGCGCAAGAACGATTTCGATGGGAAAATGACCTGGATACAGGGATTTATCAGTGGATTGATCATTACTTTAGGTGTTACAATTCTTACTCCCCTCACCCAATACCTTACCGTTGAAGTGATCACTCCCCATTATTTCGAAAATATGATTCGTTATGCAGTTGAAAACGGTCTGCAAACACAGGAAGAGGCTGAAGGTTATTTCAATTTAAGAAGTTATATGATTCAAAGCGTAATTTTCGCACCGCTAATGGGATTAGTTACATCGGCAATTGTCGCCATTTTCACCCGAAAAAAATAA
- the rsgA gene encoding ribosome small subunit-dependent GTPase A, protein MKQQLPVSIENYIKENNISTAELARVITVHKERYIIQNGTSVLKAEITGNIRFAAQSAANFPTVGDWVRFMPMDDENAIILEVLPRFSKLERQAIGKYGDVQLIAANVDVAFIVQAVGHDFNPNRLERYLAVCYAGNIQPVLVLSKTDLVTESECKQLIEEVRNRIKNSRTIALSNETKQGLDLLKHELEAFKTYCFLGSSGVGKSTIINHLLNKEVLETQSISESTSKGRHTTSHRELFHLENGSIVIDTPGMRELGVTDSADALEMTFDAISKLTSDCKFSDCSHTNETGCAVLAAVESGELSEDAYENYLKLKREQEHFSSTVYEKRQRDKEFGKMIKSVLKEKKRSKPR, encoded by the coding sequence ATGAAACAACAACTTCCTGTTTCGATTGAAAATTATATAAAAGAGAATAATATCTCAACTGCTGAACTGGCACGGGTTATAACTGTGCACAAAGAACGTTACATTATTCAGAATGGAACTTCGGTTTTAAAAGCTGAGATAACCGGAAATATCAGGTTTGCGGCTCAATCTGCTGCCAATTTTCCGACCGTTGGTGACTGGGTGCGTTTTATGCCAATGGACGATGAGAATGCCATCATTCTTGAAGTTCTGCCCCGTTTTTCAAAACTTGAGCGACAGGCCATTGGCAAATACGGCGATGTACAGCTTATTGCCGCCAATGTTGATGTGGCATTTATTGTACAAGCCGTTGGGCACGATTTTAACCCGAACCGTTTGGAAAGATACCTGGCCGTTTGTTACGCCGGAAATATCCAACCGGTTTTGGTACTATCAAAAACCGATTTGGTTACTGAAAGCGAGTGTAAACAGCTAATTGAAGAGGTTAGAAATCGCATCAAGAATAGTAGAACAATTGCATTAAGCAATGAAACAAAACAGGGTCTGGATCTTCTAAAACATGAACTGGAGGCTTTTAAAACCTACTGTTTTCTCGGATCTTCGGGAGTTGGCAAATCAACAATTATCAACCATTTGCTGAACAAAGAAGTACTCGAAACCCAATCGATAAGTGAAAGTACCAGCAAGGGACGACATACAACCAGTCATCGCGAGTTGTTCCATCTGGAGAACGGAAGTATTGTGATCGACACACCGGGAATGCGTGAACTGGGAGTTACAGACTCGGCCGATGCACTGGAAATGACATTTGATGCGATTTCTAAACTAACTTCAGATTGTAAATTCAGCGATTGCAGCCACACCAACGAAACAGGTTGCGCAGTTTTGGCAGCTGTTGAAAGTGGTGAGTTAAGCGAAGATGCCTACGAAAACTATTTAAAACTAAAACGTGAACAAGAACATTTTAGCAGCACGGTTTACGAAAAAAGGCAGCGCGATAAAGAATTTGGCAAAATGATTAAATCGGTTTTGAAAGAGAAAAAACGTTCAAAACCGAGGTAA
- a CDS encoding MATE family efflux transporter produces the protein MLRKRVSVLSLQKLKDIDFKELWIDVKEAIGGTERDFTESSVGKAIFILAVPMVLEMIMESVFAVVDIFFVSKLGADAVATVGLTESVMTIVYAVGMGLSVATTALVSRRIGEKNNKQAGVVAFQAMMVGLVFSVCIAIPGVLFAGEFLKLMGATDAMAAEGYLFPAIMFGGNVVIMLLFIINAVFRSSGDAAISMRVMWLANIINIILDPLLIFGIGPFPELGLAGAAIATTIGRGLAVLYQFYLLFGGHHRIRLYRHSLKIRFNVMLKLVKISGGGILQNLIATSSWILLVRIIAVSGPEALAGYTIAIRIIIFALLPAWGLSNAASTLVGQNLGANQPERAERSVWITGYVNMIFMGFMGIILAVFPEFWIKLFIGDVTVVHNGTLALRVISFGFLFYALGMVLMQGFNGSGDTITPSKINFMSFWLFEIPLAYFLAIVLNMGLFGASLSIVIAESFLAITALYLFRKGKWKQRKV, from the coding sequence ATGTTACGCAAAAGAGTAAGTGTTTTGTCTTTACAAAAACTAAAAGACATTGATTTTAAAGAGCTCTGGATCGATGTAAAAGAAGCAATTGGCGGTACAGAGCGCGATTTCACTGAAAGTAGTGTTGGCAAAGCCATTTTCATTTTGGCCGTTCCAATGGTCCTCGAAATGATAATGGAATCGGTTTTTGCCGTAGTCGACATCTTTTTTGTTTCGAAACTAGGTGCTGATGCAGTGGCAACAGTAGGCCTTACCGAATCGGTAATGACCATTGTGTACGCCGTTGGAATGGGACTTAGTGTGGCAACTACCGCCCTTGTTTCGCGAAGAATTGGCGAGAAAAATAACAAACAAGCCGGTGTTGTGGCTTTTCAGGCTATGATGGTTGGTTTGGTATTTTCTGTTTGTATAGCCATCCCCGGTGTTCTATTTGCCGGCGAGTTTTTAAAGCTAATGGGCGCAACCGACGCCATGGCTGCCGAAGGTTACCTCTTCCCTGCCATTATGTTTGGCGGAAATGTGGTAATTATGCTGTTGTTTATTATTAACGCGGTGTTCCGCAGTTCAGGCGATGCTGCCATTTCAATGCGGGTAATGTGGTTGGCTAATATTATCAATATTATTCTCGACCCACTGCTTATTTTTGGCATTGGGCCTTTCCCTGAACTGGGACTGGCAGGGGCAGCAATTGCCACTACAATCGGGCGTGGACTGGCTGTTTTATATCAGTTTTACCTTTTGTTTGGCGGTCATCATCGAATCCGACTTTACAGGCACAGTTTAAAAATCCGCTTTAACGTAATGCTGAAACTGGTAAAAATATCCGGTGGTGGAATTTTGCAAAACCTTATTGCAACATCCAGCTGGATTTTGCTGGTACGTATTATTGCAGTTTCAGGTCCTGAAGCGTTGGCCGGGTATACCATTGCCATTCGGATAATCATTTTTGCACTGCTTCCTGCCTGGGGGCTTAGCAACGCAGCATCAACACTTGTTGGGCAAAACCTTGGCGCCAATCAACCTGAGCGTGCTGAACGATCGGTGTGGATAACCGGTTACGTAAATATGATTTTCATGGGATTTATGGGAATAATACTGGCTGTTTTCCCTGAGTTCTGGATAAAACTGTTTATCGGCGATGTAACAGTTGTTCACAATGGAACACTGGCACTGCGTGTAATCAGTTTTGGCTTCCTGTTTTACGCACTCGGAATGGTGCTGATGCAAGGGTTTAACGGAAGCGGCGACACGATTACACCTTCAAAAATTAATTTTATGAGCTTTTGGTTATTCGAGATACCTTTGGCCTATTTTTTGGCAATTGTGCTGAATATGGGCTTGTTTGGAGCCAGCCTGTCGATTGTAATTGCTGAATCGTTTCTGGCAATAACAGCCTTGTATTTGTTCCGAAAAGGCAAATGGAAGCAACGAAAAGTGTAA
- a CDS encoding beta-L-arabinofuranosidase domain-containing protein, whose amino-acid sequence MNPKLYFIILFIVLVSCKSKDQFPERKSERISLENTSVTQKDNSDYGPFKELFTFVTQFEAQDSAFDLEVFKLKYDEFYANKRPSIYNDPALPVWIEINGLLLELTAHTKYAQELEEISVNEKITDYIQPFVFTRSVDHIYLNLFQPAEIKYQHSLGGDVTIRQETTYPESGNVRLHFEMTERRYIELFIRIPEWAEGTHVEVKGVKYFTKPGSYCLIAKKWKQGDLVEIELPIENYQARIH is encoded by the coding sequence ATGAATCCTAAACTGTATTTTATTATTCTATTTATTGTACTTGTTTCTTGCAAGTCCAAAGATCAATTTCCAGAAAGAAAATCGGAACGTATTTCTCTCGAAAATACATCTGTAACACAGAAAGATAATAGTGATTACGGGCCTTTTAAAGAGCTTTTTACTTTTGTAACCCAGTTTGAAGCGCAAGATTCAGCCTTTGATTTAGAGGTGTTTAAGTTAAAATACGATGAGTTTTATGCCAATAAAAGACCATCAATTTATAACGATCCCGCGCTGCCGGTATGGATAGAAATAAATGGCTTGCTACTGGAACTAACCGCACATACAAAATATGCACAAGAGTTGGAAGAAATTTCAGTAAACGAAAAAATAACTGATTATATACAACCTTTTGTGTTTACCAGAAGCGTTGATCATATTTACCTTAACCTGTTTCAGCCGGCTGAAATAAAGTACCAGCACTCGCTGGGTGGCGATGTTACTATTCGTCAGGAAACAACTTATCCGGAATCGGGTAATGTACGTTTACATTTTGAGATGACCGAACGGCGCTACATTGAGTTGTTTATACGCATTCCTGAATGGGCAGAAGGTACACATGTTGAAGTAAAAGGCGTAAAGTATTTTACAAAACCCGGAAGTTACTGTTTAATTGCCAAAAAATGGAAGCAAGGTGATTTGGTTGAGATTGAGTTGCCGATAGAAAACTATCAAGCACGTATTCATTAA
- a CDS encoding L-serine ammonia-lyase, whose translation MESIKEIYKIGHGPSSSHTMGPKKAAERFLAENKNADRFEVTLYGSLAATGKGHLTDFAIEQSFGTRRLQINWEPKTFLKRHPNGMCFKAFDNVDKLLKEWTCYSIGGGAIIDDYTETETVDVYEHTTMEEILVWCNRNGKSFWEYVAEFEEPDIWDYLEEVWHVMFDSIKRGLKTDGVLPGGLKLPRKAQSFNTKGHNFATPFKRRSQLFSYALAVMEENAAGGKIVAAPTCGASGVLPAILKYFRKIHKSDKTTILRALATAGVIGNLVKTNASISGAEVGCQGEVGTACAMASGAATQMMGGTIYQIEYSAEMGLEHHLGLTCDPVAGLVQIPCIERNAFAAERAVSHNNYALLTDGRHRISFDEVVETMYKTGIDLQSKYRETSEGGLAIFDALPNC comes from the coding sequence ATGGAATCGATAAAGGAAATCTATAAAATTGGACATGGCCCTTCAAGCAGTCATACAATGGGGCCCAAAAAAGCTGCCGAAAGGTTTCTGGCAGAAAACAAAAATGCAGATCGTTTTGAGGTAACACTCTATGGTAGTTTGGCAGCCACCGGAAAAGGACATCTCACCGATTTCGCCATTGAGCAAAGTTTTGGCACACGTCGGTTACAAATTAACTGGGAGCCCAAAACCTTTCTAAAGAGACATCCAAATGGCATGTGTTTTAAGGCTTTCGACAACGTCGATAAACTGTTGAAAGAATGGACTTGCTACAGCATTGGCGGAGGCGCAATTATCGATGATTATACGGAAACAGAAACTGTTGATGTGTACGAACACACCACCATGGAAGAAATACTGGTCTGGTGCAACCGCAACGGGAAAAGTTTTTGGGAATACGTAGCCGAGTTTGAAGAACCCGATATCTGGGATTACCTGGAAGAAGTGTGGCACGTAATGTTCGACAGTATTAAGCGTGGCTTAAAAACCGATGGAGTTTTGCCCGGGGGTTTAAAACTTCCGCGAAAGGCACAGAGTTTCAACACAAAAGGACACAATTTTGCAACACCTTTTAAACGACGTTCGCAATTGTTTTCCTACGCATTGGCAGTTATGGAAGAAAATGCTGCCGGAGGTAAAATAGTAGCGGCACCAACCTGTGGAGCAAGTGGGGTTTTGCCTGCAATTTTAAAGTATTTCCGGAAAATTCATAAAAGCGATAAAACAACCATTTTAAGGGCATTGGCTACAGCCGGCGTTATTGGAAATCTGGTAAAAACAAATGCATCGATTTCAGGAGCAGAAGTAGGTTGTCAGGGCGAAGTTGGAACGGCGTGTGCAATGGCTTCGGGAGCTGCAACACAAATGATGGGCGGCACCATTTATCAAATTGAATATTCGGCAGAAATGGGTCTTGAGCATCATTTGGGATTAACCTGCGATCCGGTTGCCGGCTTGGTGCAGATTCCTTGTATCGAACGTAATGCGTTTGCTGCTGAACGCGCGGTATCGCACAACAACTATGCTTTACTTACCGATGGCCGCCACCGGATAAGTTTTGACGAAGTGGTAGAAACCATGTATAAAACAGGGATAGATTTGCAAAGTAAATACCGCGAAACATCGGAAGGTGGTCTGGCTATTTTTGATGCCTTGCCAAACTGTTAA